ACAAGCACAGGCGAGATGTGCAATTTTCTATGGGGGACTGGGTGTATATTAAGCTTAAGCCTCATAGGCAACAGTCAGTTGCTCGTCGAGTTTACCCGAAGTTGTCTGCTCGTTTTTATGGGCCTTATCCGGTTACTGCCCGTATTGGTTCAGTGGCTTACCGCTTACAATTGTCGGACACCTCTCGTATTCACCCCGTATTTCGTGTATCTTTGCTAAAAAAGGCCATTGGCGCCCATTCTGCTTCTACTGACCTTCCCCAAGAATTGGCTATTGATCCCTCTGACACACTTACTCCTGCAAAAGTGTTGGCTACCCGAACTACACAGAAACATGGGGATTCTGTTTCTCAATGGCTGATACAGTGGCAATCTAAAGGAGTTGAAGACGCCACTTGGGAAGATGAGTTCGTTATCAAGAGTGAGTTCC
The DNA window shown above is from Euphorbia lathyris chromosome 1, ddEupLath1.1, whole genome shotgun sequence and carries:
- the LOC136222572 gene encoding uncharacterized protein isoform X1, which gives rise to MKTRADKHRRDVQFSMGDWVYIKLKPHRQQSVARRVYPKLSARFYGPYPVTARIGSVAYRLQLSDTSRIHPVFRVSLLKKAIGAHSASTDLPQELAIDPSDTLTPAKVLATRTTQKHGDSVSQWLIQWQSKGVEDATWEDEFVIKSEFPSFCLEDKTLSQGGGNDREQDISRAILQPDHGPKPLQVIQMFTLILSFVETKHLIKWDYVKLLFVDRVIGTILSG
- the LOC136222572 gene encoding uncharacterized protein isoform X2; translation: MKTRADKHRRDVQFSMGDWVYIKLKPHRQQSVARRVYPKLSARFYGPYPVTARIGSVAYRLQLSDTSRIHPVFRVSLLKKAIGAHSASTDLPQELAIDPSDTLTPAKVLATRTTQKHGDSVSQWLIQWQSKGVEDATWEDEFVIKSEFPSFCLEDKTLSQGGGNDREQDISRAILQPDHGPKPLQIIPFVSYFLISV